In Candidatus Sulfotelmatobacter sp., the genomic stretch CCAGCGGGCGACGTTGCTCACGCTCACTCCCCCAGCGAGGTCAAGCCATCCGCCCACGAAGAGGTTGCCGCGCCCGTCGAACGTCATGGAGGTCACCCCCCCGCCGGCCAGGCCGGGCGGGGCGAATCGCGCGTCCCACCGCCAGTCCTCCGGATCCGCCGACGCATGTGCCAGTGGTTGAAGCCCTGCCAGCCCGAGGATCACGAGGATGGACGCGCAGCATCTGATGAACGAGCCGCGAGTGACGCCGGCATGGGAGCAAATGGAGTGAGAAACGAGCCCAGTCCTGGTCATGTTCGCCCTCGATGGCATGCCGATGGCCGCCCGGGCGACGATCGGCGTAGAACCCCTCAGCCGTGGGCCCCGTCACGCCATGGCCGTCGTCCACTGGAACGTCCAGGGGTCATGAAGCGAACATCGCAGGTCGACTCGGAGCGTCCCAAGCCGACACAACCTCACCGCCGCGAAGGACCTCGAGGAAGCAGGGCGCGCGCCTCGCGCACTACCTCGGCGCGAGCAGGCGGATCGGGAGGCGAGACTCGGGTGGCTAGAATGGTGGAGCTGAACGGGATCGAACCGTCGACCTCTTGACTGCCAGTCAAGCGCTCTCCCAGCTGAGCTACAGCCCCACCGGCATTTTCGCAGGCTTTGTGTGTACACCACGCTCGGACGGCGCGTCAAACGCGGCGCCGCTCAGCGGATCACGCCCTTGTGCAGCTCCTTCTGGGCGAGATCGCCGCCGGGGAGCTGGCGGACCAGTTGGCGATAGAGACGCGCGGCGGCGGTGTCGGCGCGCACTCCGCCGGGATCGAGCGCGAAGTAGTGTTCGAACGACGCTCGCGCCTCGATCCCGCGAGAAGTCATCAGCTGACACATCGCCCACTGCCGCCACGCCGCCGCCGACTCCGGCGCCAGCAGGCGCGCAGCGTACGACTCCACCGCGCCGTCCCCCTGGGTCTTCTCGCGACCGCAGAGCAGCCGGGAGAGCTCGAGATGGAGCGAGGCGTCGCGAACGTGACGCGGGCGCGCCGCGTTCAGGGTGAGGGCCGCGGCCGCGGTGTCACCCGAGGCCGTCAGCGCTCGAGCCTTCGCCAGCGCCTCGTCCGCCGGGCCGGTGTGGATCATGCCGGCCGCGGCGAAGAACGAGTCGGCTCGCGACGATTGCCCGAAGTCGAGCGCGACGAGTCCGCCCAGATAGTTGCCGAGCCCGTCCCCCGGACGCGCTCTCAGATGCAGGTCGAGCGCCGCCTTCGCCACTGCGGGATGCACGCTCATCACCTCACCCACCGCGACGCGCAGCAGCATCTCGGGATCGGCGCTCTCGTCCTTCAACCGGCCGGTGGGCTGATCGTAGAGGATGAAGTAGCACGGCCCGCGCGTGGCGCGCTCGGCGGTGAGATCGGAGAGGTAGTAGGCGCGAAGGCTGGTATCGCGGTAGGCGCCGCGCAGCAGCGGGCCGTCCCCCACCTGGAACGCGGCGAACGCCGGAAACCCGGCGAAGAACACGGTGCTTCGCGGAGGGAGCGTGGGGTGGAGCTGCTTCAGGTCGGCGAGCCCCCGGCTCACGATGCCCATGCCGCGCGCGAGATAGAGGGTGTTGACATGAGAGGCGAGCGACCACGACGAACGCGCGGTCGCGAACTCGTCGAGCACTCGTGCCTGATGCGAACCCACCGCCGATACGACCAGCGCGAGCGCGGCGAACACCCGGCGATCGGCGAGCCAGGCTCCGAGCAGCAGTCCCATCCCGGCCATCGCGAATAGATAGAAATAGGCGCTCCAGATCGGGGCGACGATCGCGACCGGAAGCGCCGCTGCCAGCGCCCATACGGTCGCACCGAGCCGCAGCGTGCGCCGGGATTCCCGCTCGGCGCGCGAGCGGGTCGAGTCGGCGCTCGATCGGGGCGAGTCGGCGCGCATCCCCCGACGCCCGGACTCCGCCCGCGCCGCGGGGCGGGGCGCGCGACGGTCGCGCTCCGCCCGCCGGGTTCGCTCGCCCCGGTCGCCAGGGGCCGTGGTCGCGCGCGAAGACTTCCCTCCGCAAACCCAGAGCGCGATGCCCGCGACGACCAGCATGAGCAGCGCCAGCCAGGCACCGGGCCAGATGAACGGAATCCAGGGCCACGAACCGGTGCGCCACTCGAGGCCGATCGTTACGCGCAGCAGATGGACCAGCGCCGCGATCAGGTCGAGCGGCTGGAATCCTCCGGCGGCGAGATGCGCGCGGCCACGCAGCGCGGCGATCGCAAGCACGGTGAGCCAGGCCAGCCAGGCGATCGCGAACGGCCAGGCGCGACGAAGCGCGTCGCGCCACGGTTCGCCCGGACGTCGCGCCAACGCCACCGCGGCGAGCGGCGCGAGGACGATCACTTCCTTCGAAAGGAGCCCGAGAAACAGCAGCGTCGCCGCCCGCCCGCGCCGCCCTTCGACGTAGGCGAGGATGCTGCCGATGCCGAGCGCCACGGCCAGCAGGTCCTGGCTGCCGCAGGCCCAGGTGAGGGGTACGTCGGCCGCGTAGTGGAGCGCGAGGACCGCCGCGGCGATCGCGCCCGCGGCGACGCCCCCCAGCCGCCAACCGAGGCGGAACAGCAGACCGACGGCGGTCACGAACACCGCCAGCGAGGCGAGGTGAAAGAAATCCGCCGACTCGCCGCTCACGTGCCCCATCAACCAGAACCACACCTGGCGGCCGAGCGGGCGCGCGAAGTTCCCAATCGGATCGGGCGAGGCCAGCGTGGCGATCAGCGAGCGCGCGCGGGCCTGATCGAGGAACAACCAGTCGTCGGCGAAGAACGGCGACTTCAGCGCGCCGGGACGAGCGATCGCCGCTACGCCCAGCAATGCGACCAGCGCCGTCCAGTCCCGAACGCCGAATCGGCGGCCCTCGGCCTTCACGCGGTCAGTAGCGACGAGATCTTCGCGGCGGCGGGCCGAGCAGCGCGCCCATCAATCCGCGCATCACCTGGGTGGTGGCGCGTCCGGCGATGGTCTTGACGATCGGCGAGTTGAGCGCCGCCGCGAGCGCGCCGATCGTCGCGGCTCCCGCGGCCGCGACCGTCGCCGGCGCCGCGGCCTCATCGGCCGCGACCGCTCGCGGCACCCCGCCCGCGCCCGCCGCGTCGCCGCTCATGCGGGCGGCGAGCAGCTCGCGCGCGCTCTCGCGGTCGACCGAGTTCGCGTAGTGCTTCACCTGTGCCGAGCCACCCACCGCCTGCTGCATCTCGGCGTCGGTGAGTGGCCCCATGCGCGCGGCTGGCGGGATCACGCGGGTCGCGAACGGCGGGGTCGGCGCGCCGCTCGGAGTGAGCACGGTGATCAGCGCCTCGCCGATCCCGAGCGTGGTCAGAATCTGCTCGACGTCGTAGAAGTCGGTCTTCGGGAAGGTCCGCGCCGCCGACTTGAGCGCCTTTTCGTCGTCGGGTGTGAACGCGCGCAGCGCGTGCTGCACCCGGTTGCCGAGCTGGCCGAGGATATCGGCCGGCACGTCCCTGGGGCTCTGGGTAATGAAGAACACGCCCACGCCCTTCGATCGCACCAGCCGCACCACCTGCTCGACCTGGGCTAGAAACTCCTTGCTCGCGCCGTCGAACAGCAGGTGTGCCTCGTCGAAGAAGAACACCAGCTTGGGGCGTTCGACGTCCCCGACCTCGGGAAGCTGGTGGTACAGGCGGGCCAGCATCCACATCATGAAGGTGGAGAACATGGCCGGCTTCTCCTGAACGTCGGAGAGCTCCAGCACGCTCACCAGCCCCATCGCGCGCCCGCCCGGACCCGCGCGGGTCACGAGCAGGTCATTGAGATCGAATTCGGGCTCGCCGAAGAACGCCTGCGCGCCCTGCTGCTCCAGCTGCACCATGTCGCGCAGCAGGACGCCGACCGTGGCCTTCGACAGGCCACCGTAGTCCTTGAGGTCGGCGGCGCCGTCGCTGCTCAGGTACTGGAGCACGGCGCGGAGATCGGGGAAGTCAATGAGCGGCAGCTTGTGGTCGTCGCAGTACTTGAACACCAGCGACAGCACGCTCGACTGCGTGTCGTTCAGCCCCAGCACCTTGGAGAGCAGCAGCGGGCCAAACGAGGAAACGCTGGCGCGCAGCTGCGCCCCACGCTGGCCGGTGAGGCTCAGGTACTCGACCGGGCAACCGAACGGCTTCCAGTCGAAACCGGTGTCGCCGGCGCGCTGCTGAATCGCGGGATTGCTCTGGCCCGGCATTGCAATTCCGGAAAGATCGCCCTTGAGATCGGCGACGAACACCGGCACTCCGGCCGCCGACAGTTGCTCGGCCATCACCTGCAGGGTCTTGGTCTTGCCGGTGCCGGTGGCGCCCGCAATCAGACCGTGCCGATTCAGCATCGACAGGGGCAGTGAAACCAGTGGCTCGGGATTGCATTCGCCCTGATGCACCACCGCCCCGAGCGCCAACCGGCCGGGCCCAACCGGGAATGCCTGTCGAGCGGCGGCGACGACTTTCGCGTCCATGAATGCGGTCTCCTCCAGGAGTCTGGGATCGAGCGGCATGCTAGTCCTACGTGCGGGCTCACGCCAGCGTGCAGTAGGGTATCAATGGGCATGACCACCAAACCCGTGTTCCACGATCCGAGCGGCCGTCGCCGGCGCTGGACGCTGCGCGTGGCCGTGCTCCTGGGCGGCGCGTTCCTGGCGCTGACCGCGCTGTTCCTGGTGAGTCTGGTGGTGGTGCCGGCGCTGCCGCCGACGGTCGGGCTCTCGGTTCCGCTCCGGCGCGCGCTCCGCCCCCATCTACCCGAGCCGACTCGGCCCGAGACGCGGCTCGCCCGCTTCCTGCTCGCCAAGGAACGCAAGCAGCTCCTCGACCAGATCGCGCGCGAACAGAAGGCGGCGCGCGCGCGCAAACCCGCGCCGGCCGCGCCCGGTGCGGTGGTCGCGGCGTTTTACGCCACCTGGCAGGAGACCGGACTTCACTCGCTCCGCGCCAGCGCGGAGCACCTGACCCATCTGTTTCCGGTGTGGCTTCGAATCGGCGCCGACGCCCAGAGCCTCGACACGCGTGACTGGAATCCGGCCTGGACCCCGCACAATCTCGATGTACTGCGCATCGCGAAGCAGCATCACCTGCAGGTCATGCCGGTGCTCAGCAATGCGCACGAAGGGGAGTTCGACACCGGCCTCGCACATCGTTTGCTGATCGACCCGGCCCGCCAGACCCGCCTCGCACTCGAGCTGCGCGACTGGCTCTCGCGGCACGGATTCGTCGGCGTCAATCTCGACATCGAGAATCTCTCCGCGGCCGACGTCGGTCGCGTGCCGGGACTGATCGCGCGCATCCGTCGCGAGCTGGCCCCGGCCGGGCTCAAGGTCAGCTTCGACCTCGAGGTCGAGGGCAACGTGCCCGACGCGGCGGCGGTCGGGCGCGAGGCGGACTTCGTGATCCTGATGGCGTACGACCAGCACTACATGGCGGGCGAGCCGGGACCGCTGTGCGGGATCGACTGGTATCGCGAAGCGCTCGATCGCACGCTGCGCGTGATTCCGGCGAACAAGCTGGTGATCGGCATCGGCAACTACGCCTACGACTGGACCGGCGGACGTCCCCCGGCCGAGGCGCTCACCTACCAGGAGGCGATGTACCTGGCCGCCGACGAGCGGCCCGAGGAGAACCCCGCCGACGTCGTGGACTTCGACTCCCTCGCGTTCAATCCGACCTTCGGCTACGAGGACGAGGCTCATCGCGAGCACGAGGTCTGGATCCTCGACGCGGTGACCGCGGCCAACGAGCGGCAACTGGCGCTGGCGCGCGGCGTGCGCAGCTCGGCGTTGTGGGTGCTGGGCACCGAGGATCCGTCGGTGTGGTCGATGCTCGATCGGCGCGATCCCAGCGCGGTCGCCGACTCCCTCACGCTCGCGCGCACCAGCTTCCCCTACGACGTCGAGTTCCAGGGCGACGGCGAGATCCTCTCGGTGGCGGCGTTGCCGCAGCCGGGGTTGCGCGCCCTGGATCGCGACCCGGTGACCGGCCTCTACGACGACGAGCAGTACCAGCGCTACCCGACCTCCTATCAGCTCCATCGTCAAGGGTTCAAGGATCACACGCTGGCACTGACCTTCGACGACGGCCCCAACCCGCCCTACACCAACCGGATCCTCGATCTCCTTCACGAGCTCCATGTGCCCGGCACCTTCTTCGTGATTGGCGAGAATGCCGAGCGCCATCCCGATCTGATCGAGAGGATGTGGAAGGAGGGCGACGAAATCGGGAACCACACCTATACCCACCCGAACATCGCCGCGATCTCACGCCAGCGGGTGGGCTTCGAGCTGAACGCGACGCAGCGCGTGCTGCAGGCGGATCTCAATCGCTCGACGCTGATGTTCCGCCCGCCCTACAACGCCGATGCCGAGCCCACCAGCGCCGAGGAAGTGAAGCCGATTCTCGACGCGGCCGCGCTCGGGTACATCACGGTCGGCGAGTACCTCGATCCTCAGGACTGGCGGTTGCTCGATGCGACCGGCCGCCGGCGCACCGCGCGGGACATCGCCGCGGTCGTGACGGATCGCGTTCACGAGGGCCACGGCAACACCATCCTGCTCCACGACGGCGGCGGTGACCGGCAGAACACCGTGGATGCGATCCGGATCTTCGTTCCCGAGTTGCAGCGCGAAGGCTATCGCTTCACCACCGTCTCGGAACTGGCGGGCTACTCGCGCGATCAGGCCATGCCGCCGGTCAGCAGTCGCGATCGCGCCCTGCTCGGCACCGATCGCTTCGCGTTCGTCCTGCTGTTCCTGGTGGAATCCTTCCTGCGCTGGGCGTTCCTGATCGCGATCACGCTCGGCGTGACCCGGGTGCTGTGGACGACTGCGCTGGCGCTGTTCGCTCATGCCCGCGAGCGCGAACGGCGCTACCCCGAGACGCCCCGGCTGAGCATCAGCGTGCTGATCGCGGCCTACAACGAGCAACCGGTGATTCGGCGGACGATCGAGGCGGTGCTGGTCGGCTCGACGCCTCCCGCGGAGGTCATCGTCGTGGATGACGGCTCGACCGACGGCACCGCGGCGGAGGTGACGACGCATTTCGGGGGCGATGCGCGCGTCCAGCTTCTGCGCCAGGCCAACGCGGGCAAGGCCGCGGCGCTCAATCGCGCCATCGAGCGATCGAGCGGTGACGTGCTGATCTGTCTCGACGCCGACACGCTGTTCGCACGCGACACGATCGAGAAGCTGGTCCGGCACTTCGGCGATTCCAGAGTCGGCGCGGTTGCCGGCAACGTCAAGGTCGGGAATCGCATCAATGTCTGGACGCGCTGGCAGGCGCTCGAGTACATCACTAGCCAGAATCTCGATCGCCGCGCCTATGCGCTGCTGAACGCCATCACGGTGGTGCCGGGCGCGGTCGGCGCGTGGCGGCGTTCCGCGGTCACGCAGGCCGGCGGGTTCCGCAACGACACGCTCGCCGAGGACATGGATCTGACCTGGCGCATTCGTCGCGCCGGGTGGCGGATCGAGAACGAGCCCGAGGCCCTCGGATTCACCGAGGCTCCGGACTCCCTCACCACGCTCTATCGGCAGCGCTATCGCTGGACCTTCGGCACGCTTCAATGCCTGTGGAAGCACCGCGGCGCGGTGGGCGGCTACGGATGGTTCGGGCGGGTCGCGCTCCCGACCCTCTGGGTGTTCCAGATCTTCTTCCAGATCCTCTCGCCCATCATCGATCTGGAAATCGCCTGGACACTGGTGCGCGTCGCTCAGGGCTACCTGTCGCAGGGACTGCTCACTCAGGATTGGCAGCCCCTGCCGCAGGCGGTGGAGTCACTGTCGACGATCGGATTCCTCTACCTGCTGTTCTTC encodes the following:
- a CDS encoding helicase HerA-like domain-containing protein, producing MDAKVVAAARQAFPVGPGRLALGAVVHQGECNPEPLVSLPLSMLNRHGLIAGATGTGKTKTLQVMAEQLSAAGVPVFVADLKGDLSGIAMPGQSNPAIQQRAGDTGFDWKPFGCPVEYLSLTGQRGAQLRASVSSFGPLLLSKVLGLNDTQSSVLSLVFKYCDDHKLPLIDFPDLRAVLQYLSSDGAADLKDYGGLSKATVGVLLRDMVQLEQQGAQAFFGEPEFDLNDLLVTRAGPGGRAMGLVSVLELSDVQEKPAMFSTFMMWMLARLYHQLPEVGDVERPKLVFFFDEAHLLFDGASKEFLAQVEQVVRLVRSKGVGVFFITQSPRDVPADILGQLGNRVQHALRAFTPDDEKALKSAARTFPKTDFYDVEQILTTLGIGEALITVLTPSGAPTPPFATRVIPPAARMGPLTDAEMQQAVGGSAQVKHYANSVDRESARELLAARMSGDAAGAGGVPRAVAADEAAAPATVAAAGAATIGALAAALNSPIVKTIAGRATTQVMRGLMGALLGPPPRRSRRY
- a CDS encoding glycosyltransferase, coding for MTTKPVFHDPSGRRRRWTLRVAVLLGGAFLALTALFLVSLVVVPALPPTVGLSVPLRRALRPHLPEPTRPETRLARFLLAKERKQLLDQIAREQKAARARKPAPAAPGAVVAAFYATWQETGLHSLRASAEHLTHLFPVWLRIGADAQSLDTRDWNPAWTPHNLDVLRIAKQHHLQVMPVLSNAHEGEFDTGLAHRLLIDPARQTRLALELRDWLSRHGFVGVNLDIENLSAADVGRVPGLIARIRRELAPAGLKVSFDLEVEGNVPDAAAVGREADFVILMAYDQHYMAGEPGPLCGIDWYREALDRTLRVIPANKLVIGIGNYAYDWTGGRPPAEALTYQEAMYLAADERPEENPADVVDFDSLAFNPTFGYEDEAHREHEVWILDAVTAANERQLALARGVRSSALWVLGTEDPSVWSMLDRRDPSAVADSLTLARTSFPYDVEFQGDGEILSVAALPQPGLRALDRDPVTGLYDDEQYQRYPTSYQLHRQGFKDHTLALTFDDGPNPPYTNRILDLLHELHVPGTFFVIGENAERHPDLIERMWKEGDEIGNHTYTHPNIAAISRQRVGFELNATQRVLQADLNRSTLMFRPPYNADAEPTSAEEVKPILDAAALGYITVGEYLDPQDWRLLDATGRRRTARDIAAVVTDRVHEGHGNTILLHDGGGDRQNTVDAIRIFVPELQREGYRFTTVSELAGYSRDQAMPPVSSRDRALLGTDRFAFVLLFLVESFLRWAFLIAITLGVTRVLWTTALALFAHARERERRYPETPRLSISVLIAAYNEQPVIRRTIEAVLVGSTPPAEVIVVDDGSTDGTAAEVTTHFGGDARVQLLRQANAGKAAALNRAIERSSGDVLICLDADTLFARDTIEKLVRHFGDSRVGAVAGNVKVGNRINVWTRWQALEYITSQNLDRRAYALLNAITVVPGAVGAWRRSAVTQAGGFRNDTLAEDMDLTWRIRRAGWRIENEPEALGFTEAPDSLTTLYRQRYRWTFGTLQCLWKHRGAVGGYGWFGRVALPTLWVFQIFFQILSPIIDLEIAWTLVRVAQGYLSQGLLTQDWQPLPQAVESLSTIGFLYLLFFLLELLGASVAVWLDREKKRLLWWLFWQRFIYRQIMYAVAWRSLRTAIEGHHASWGKLERKNTAQLAEVGSWPRATSAS